A part of Ziziphus jujuba cultivar Dongzao chromosome 8, ASM3175591v1 genomic DNA contains:
- the LOC107413223 gene encoding uncharacterized protein LOC107413223 yields the protein MKGLVVQVLTGRWLMVFASFLLMVTAGASYMFGIYSNDIKFVLGYDQTTLNLISFSKDLGANIGILSGLINEVTPPWVVLSVGAVLNFFGHFMIWLAVAEKIKKPQVWQMCLYLGIGANSHTFTNTGALVTCVKNFPESRGVVLGLVKGYTGLSAAVITQLYRAFYGEETKSFLLFVSWLPTALSFAFIRTIRVIKTNNRSGKDVKVFFKFLYISLVLAGFLLVIIIVEKKFTFSQSQYAGSAAAVLFLLFLPLIVVVAEEYKVWKTNSSLAYQTSSSPAKIVTKIQNPPIQNKVEEEDGVSCWKTAFNPPEIGEDFTILQALFSGEMITLLSATVCGLGGTMTMMDNLGQIGTSLGYSLNRISTFVSLASIWNYCGQITIGIGSEMFITKYKLPRPLFLTLILLLSCVGHLLVAFNVPNGLYVASVVIGFCFGAFWPLIFTLISELFGLKYYSTLYNFGGVASPIGLYLLNVRVAGHFYDKEAKRQMAALGLKRKPGQALNCIGGDCFKLSFIIITGVTFFGALVSVVLVCRTRKFYKGDIYKRFRRTMTTTTESVEKELCESNGCGPIPALEKNGSEKEFKRKEVDHV from the coding sequence ATGAAGGGGCTTGTCGTTCAGGTCCTCACGGGGCGATGGCTGATGGTATTCGCATCATTTCTCCTCATGGTCACAGCCGGAGCAAGCTATATGTTCGGAATCTACTCAAACGACATCAAGTTCGTCCTCGGATACGACCAAACGACACTCAACCTCATAAGCTTTTCCAAAGACTTAGGAGCCAACATCGGCATACTTTCCGGCCTGATAAACGAGGTCACACCACCGTGGGTCGTCTTGTCGGTGGGAGCGGTCCTGAATTTCTTCGGACACTTCATGATCTGGCTGGCCGTGGCGGAGAAGATCAAGAAGCCTCAGGTATGGCAGATGTGCCTGTACCTCGGAATCGGAGCCAATTCCCACACATTCACCAACACCGGAGCTCTCGTCACCTGCGTCAAGAATTTCCCCGAGAGCCGAGGCGTCGTTTTGGGACTTGTGAAGGGCTACACGGGTCTCAGTGCTGCGGTGATCACTCAGCTGTACCGCGCTTTCTATGGTGAAGAAACCAAGTCTTTCCTTCTCTTCGTCTCCTGGCTTCCTACTGCTCTTTCCTTCGCTTTCATACGAACGATTCGTGTCATAAAAACCAATAACCGTTCCGGAAAAGATGTGAAGGTTTTCTTCAAGTTCCTTTACATCTCGCTCGTACTTGCCGGATTTTTGTTGGTGATCATCATTGTTGAGAAGAAGTTCACCTTCTCGCAGAGCCAGTACGCCGGAAGCGCTGCCGCGGTGCTCTTCTTGCTCTTCCTTCCGCTGATCGTAGTGGTCGCGGAAGAATATAAAGTCTGGAAAACGAATAGTTCGTTGGCCTATCAAACTTCTTCCTCTCCTGCGAAAATAGTAACCAAAATCCAAAACCCTCCTATCCAAAACAAAGTAGAAGAGGAAGATGGGGTTTCTTGTTGGAAAACCGCGTTTAATCCGCCGGAGATAGGAGAGGACTTCACGATTTTGCAAGCGCTTTTCAGCGGCGAGATGATAACTTTATTATCTGCCACTGTATGTGGGTTAGGAGGAACAATGACAATGATGGACAACTTGGGTCAAATTGGTACATCATTGGGATACTCATTGAATAGGATAAGCACTTTTGTTTCCCTAGCAAGCATTTGGAACTATTGTGGGCAAATAACCATTGGGATAGGCTCGGAAATGTTCATCACCAAGTACAAATTGCCACGTCCGCTATTCTTAACTCTAATCCTTTTGTTATCCTGTGTTGGTCACCTTCTCGTGGCTTTCAATGTCCCAAATGGTCTCTACGTGGCTTCGGTAGTAATTGGTTTCTGTTTTGGTGCGTTTTGGCCGTTGATTTTCACCTTGATTTCAGAGCTATTTGGGCTGAAATATTACTCGACTTTGTACAACTTTGGTGGGGTCGCTAGCCCAATTGGGTTGTATTTGCTGAATGTTAGGGTGGCTGGGCACTTCTATGATAAAGAAGCTAAAAGGCAAATGGCAGCTTTGGGTTTGAAAAGAAAACCGGGACAGGCATTGAATTGTATTGGTGGGGACTGCTTTAAGTTGTCGTTTATAATTATTACGGGGGTAACCTTTTTCGGTGCGCTTGTTTCGGTGGTTTTGGTTTGCAGGACCAGGAAATTTTATAAGGGAGATATTTATAAAAGATTTAGAAGGACGATGACTACTACCACTGAGAGTGTTGAAAAGGAATTGTGTGAGTCTAATGGATGTGGACCAATACCAGCACTAGAGAAAAATGGGTCTGAAAAGGAATTTAAGAGGAAAGAAGTTGATCATGTTtag